The sequence TTTCAATTTCTGAACAAAGGTGAAAATGGTGGAGTTAAACGTTCTTTTAAACTCTTTTTTCAAGGTAAATTCATTGAGTCCACAGCGCCTGGCCAATACCGGGATGGTAGGCGGGTCAAGAAAATCTTCCGTCAAAATGGACTTTGCATGGGCCAATTGATCTCTAAGGTCAGGCTTTAAAGACAGGTTATTACCCTTTCCGGCACTATGACAGAACAATTCCACCTGGCGGGACAAAAGTATCATAGCCCGGCTCTGATAAAACAACTCAAGGGCCGGTCCGTTAAGCGGTGGCGGATTCAAGATTTCCAGGGCCGTTTTCCTTAATTCCGGGTCCAGGGGGTGAGATAAAAATTCCTGCCCACGGAAAAAACGGATCTGTTTTCGCCCTGTGACGTTCGAAATGAGATGGCCCGGAAGATAACGCTGTAAAAGGCGGGGGTCAATCATCAACTCCACACAGCGTACCGGAAGTGAAGGGTCAATGGTCATTTGGCCCCATGTTTTTTGAAGGGAGCCTATGGTATTTGTGTTGGGCCCGACATAGTGATCTCTTTGCTTAGAACCGCCCGGGCTGGAAAATGTACTGGAAAAGCGCCCTGAGAGGGTCAGGCAGAAGGTAACAGGGGAGTTGCCTACCCTGAAATCTATACGGGGATAGTTCGTGGCAGGGCCGGTCATTATGCACAAATAAAGCCCGGGGGCCACCGGTAAAATTTCCGGTAAAAACGCCATATCGTCAGCCCCTTTTAATTCAAAAAAGAATTCGCCCAACTGACCGGCACCAGGATAGATAAAATCAGATCTCATCTGAATACAAGCGGTCATAAACTGGTCTTCCTTAAATCTTTTAAATTATGTTCCCGTCAAAATCCGTCAATTATCAACTAAGTAATATCAAAAAATATACATATATCAACAATAAGTTTGTTTCAACTAAAAAATAGTGGGCGATAATTTAAAATAGCACTTGACATAAACACTGTTTTCACCTAAATATTTAGCCAAGACTAACTTCTATTGTCATAAACCAATCAAATAAACCTATTTAATTCAACGTCTAAACCAAGACCAAGGAAGCAGCACCGATTGTACTTGTAATAAAAGTTCACTGTAATCCCCTTGAAGGAGAAAATAGATGGAAAATAATTTTACCATGGAAACCCATAAACAGGATCAAGACCTTTATATTGATATGAAAGGAACCTTTGACGGGGCATCGGCTTTTGCCCTGATTCATGAAATCGGAGATGGGCTTTATGATGCAACGAACAATATTCATGTGGAAACCAATGATATCTCAAAGGTTTATCCTTTCGGCAGAGCCATTTTGGCGTATAATATGCCTAAAAGATGCAGAAAGTGTGTATACTTCAGCGGTGCCATGGCTGACCAGATTGCCCCTGAGGGCTGCTGCACCATAAAAGACGGGGAGACTCAACAGACTTGCCATAAATGCACAGGAGACTGCGAAAACTGCCTATGCAAAAAAGCCAATAAAATCAGTTCTCAAACGGAACATATGTCAGAGTATAAAAGTGTTGCCCCCCTAAAGTAACTCAGGTGGGAAAGCAACAACCTGTTCAATATCCGGCGCATTGCAGAACAGCATGGCCAGACGATCCATGCCAAGGGCGATACCGGCAGCGGGGGGCATCAAGGCAAGGTCGGATAAAAAGGTTTCAGGCATCGGCAGTTTTTTTTTACCATGCTTGATACGCAGTTCGTTTTCCATTTCAAACCGTTTCCTCTGAAGCTTGTGGTCGGTCAGTTCCGTGAATCCGTTGGCCAGCTCAATGCCTGCAACATACATCTCAAATCTTTGGGCGATATCCGGTTTTTCAGGATGAACTGCAGAAAGGCTTGCCATGGATATGGGGTAATCATAAAGGAAACAGGGACGGGATGCGCCTAAATGGGGTTCAATGTCGAAACTGATAATCTCATCAAACTGCCCGGTATCAACGGCCTGATTCAAAGAGATGTCTGAAAAGCGTTCAAAGGCCCGGGAAACCGTCATCCGCTGAAAGGTGGCGGCAAGATCCAGGGACGTGCCTTGATAGACCAGACGGTCCGGTGTTCCCAAGCCCTTTGCAATATGTCGCAAAAGCCCTTGGCACTGATCCATAAGATCTTCGTAGGTTTGGTGGACGGCATACCACTCAAGCAATGTCAGTTCAGGCAAATGACGATGACCGCGCTCACCTTTACGAAAACATTTGCAGATCTGAAAAATTTTATCTGCACCCCGGGCCAAAAGCCGCTTCATGCACTGTTCCGGGGAGGCTTGCAGATATGCACCCTGGGATGTCACCGGGTCAATATGGGCTTCGGGAATGACTGATGGGCACCGAACCGGAGTTTCCACCTCGATATAATCCATGGAACGAAAAAAATCCCTTGTCAATTCCATGACAAGGGATCTTTTTTTTAAATTTTCCAGCAACTGGGAACCGTTCATCTTTTTTACTTTTCGCCGGGCTGTTACTGTTTAACCTCGTATAAATCCTTTGTCCGATCCTGGAGATAGACGCGACGGTATTTGGCTTTATCTGCCTGATCATAAAATTCATAGCCCTGTTCCCGGCAGGCTTTACAGGCATTAATGGGGATATGAACCCCCAAAACATGATTGCCCGGCGTGGCGTCGGAATCCACCTCAAAGCTGCCGCCACAATCCCTGCATACCCGGACCTTTTCCTTCTGCCGCTCAAAAATATTGTCCGTGTCATAAAACACTTCACGGTGGCGGGTCACAATCTGTCCGGGTTCGCCGGCAGCGTCTCTCATTTCATATCGCTCACTCCAGTAGCGCATGATCTGATCGCAGGTCTGTTTTATTTTATCCGTAGTACTCACCGACTGCTTGAGCCTTTCCGGATTGTAATTGGGTTCCACCACACCGGAATAATCAATACCTGCCATGGCAAGGATAATGCCTAAGTTGACATAAGGCAGGGCACCTTCAATGGCATATCCCCCTTCAAGCACCGCAATGTCCGGTTTAAGCATGGACGTCAGGCGCGCATACCCCTGGGCCGAAAAATTCATATTGGTCAAAGGGTCTGTGTAGTGGTTGTCCTGACCGGCGGAATTGACCACAAGATCCGGTTTGAATTCCTCAATTACCGGCAGCACACAATTTTCAATAACATAGAGATACCCTTCGGTGGAAGTACCCGGGGGGAGCGGGATATTCAAGTTGGACCCCTTGGCATTGGGACCGCCCAGTTCATTTGGAAAGCCTGTGCCCGGATACATGGTCCGCCCGTCCTGGTGCAAAGAGATAAACAGCACATCTGGGTCATGCCAGAAAATATCATTGGTACCGTCCCCGTGGTGACAGTCCGTATCAATGACGGCAATACGCTTGACGTGGAACTGGGTACGAATATATTCCACCATCACCGCTTCAATATTGATGTGGCAAAATCCCCGGCCTCCGTGGGTTACCCGCATGGAATGATGTCCCGGAGGTCTGACCAGTGCAAAACCGTTTTTAACCTCTTTTAGCATAACGGCATCGGCAATGGCCTTGGCTCCACCTGCAGAGATCAAATGGGATTCGGTTGTAACGCTCTGTTCATCAGGCACACAGAAATGGGCCCTTTGTATATCCTGCGGTGTTACGAGTTCAGGTTTGTACTCTATGATTTCAGGTACATCAAAAATCCCTTCTTCGGTGACCTGGTCCTGGGTATATAAAAGCCGCTCTTCCCTTTCAGGATGGGTGGGGTCAATGGCCCAGTCAAATGCAGGAAAAAAGACCAGCCCTGTTTTATGAGGTGCGTTTAACATGGTATCCCCTTTAAATTTCCAGCGTCTGGTGGTTAAGCATCGATTCATACCCATGTATCAGGCCGGGTTTAAGCTGAATTTTTGTCCGAAATATTTTTCCTTTGGGAGAAAAGTTGCGCACAATATTAAATTCCTGGAACTCCACCACTTCTATCTCGTTGAGATTATCGGGATCAGCTCCTGCATTTTCAGCCTTGTCCTTGAGCAGGCTGTAAGCGGTCTCCTCCAGGTCATCTTTAGAAAAGGATTTGGAAACAGGCTCCGCAAAATCCTCTTCATGGGCAGTGACAACGCCCTGCTCCGTGTCCGCATTCACCGTGACCTCACAGGTGGTCCTGGCAAGGGCAGCACCAATGGCGTTTGCCACTGAAGCATAGGGGACGGCTATGGTCTCAAGCTGATACATCTCCTGGATCTTTTTGGCGAAGAATCTGGCCGGCCCACCCATGAGAAGGATCGTATCCGGACTGAACTTGTACCCTTCAAGGAAATCATGGACCGTATAAACAGGCTTGGAATTCAAGGTATCTATCATCTCAAAGGTTTTTTTCAAAATGATATTACAGCAAAGTTTAAATACATGCTCCGCAGCGTCTTTTTCGTTTGTGCCCAGCTCATCGGCAATGGACTTTATACCCTGCCGGGCCCGGTCCTGGTCGCCTGCTTCCATGAGCCCTAAAACCACCAGGGCATCCGTGGGTGTGGGTATCGATCCGCCAAAGGCCATGGACGGCCCCACACGGTCGGGTCCCACAGTCAGCATGCCTTTGTCATTGACCCTTAAGGCCGAGTCGCCGCCAATACCTTTGGAAACCGTCCGCAGAGACCGTATCAG is a genomic window of uncultured Desulfobacter sp. containing:
- a CDS encoding AraC family transcriptional regulator, with the translated sequence MTACIQMRSDFIYPGAGQLGEFFFELKGADDMAFLPEILPVAPGLYLCIMTGPATNYPRIDFRVGNSPVTFCLTLSGRFSSTFSSPGGSKQRDHYVGPNTNTIGSLQKTWGQMTIDPSLPVRCVELMIDPRLLQRYLPGHLISNVTGRKQIRFFRGQEFLSHPLDPELRKTALEILNPPPLNGPALELFYQSRAMILLSRQVELFCHSAGKGNNLSLKPDLRDQLAHAKSILTEDFLDPPTIPVLARRCGLNEFTLKKEFKRTFNSTIFTFVQKLKMEQAWALIREKNHSVSEAANAVGYINVSHFSRAFKKQFSINPGILKKNENLCRPALQALLGRAK
- the epmA gene encoding EF-P lysine aminoacylase EpmA gives rise to the protein MNGSQLLENLKKRSLVMELTRDFFRSMDYIEVETPVRCPSVIPEAHIDPVTSQGAYLQASPEQCMKRLLARGADKIFQICKCFRKGERGHRHLPELTLLEWYAVHQTYEDLMDQCQGLLRHIAKGLGTPDRLVYQGTSLDLAATFQRMTVSRAFERFSDISLNQAVDTGQFDEIISFDIEPHLGASRPCFLYDYPISMASLSAVHPEKPDIAQRFEMYVAGIELANGFTELTDHKLQRKRFEMENELRIKHGKKKLPMPETFLSDLALMPPAAGIALGMDRLAMLFCNAPDIEQVVAFPPELL
- a CDS encoding histone deacetylase — encoded protein: MLNAPHKTGLVFFPAFDWAIDPTHPEREERLLYTQDQVTEEGIFDVPEIIEYKPELVTPQDIQRAHFCVPDEQSVTTESHLISAGGAKAIADAVMLKEVKNGFALVRPPGHHSMRVTHGGRGFCHINIEAVMVEYIRTQFHVKRIAVIDTDCHHGDGTNDIFWHDPDVLFISLHQDGRTMYPGTGFPNELGGPNAKGSNLNIPLPPGTSTEGYLYVIENCVLPVIEEFKPDLVVNSAGQDNHYTDPLTNMNFSAQGYARLTSMLKPDIAVLEGGYAIEGALPYVNLGIILAMAGIDYSGVVEPNYNPERLKQSVSTTDKIKQTCDQIMRYWSERYEMRDAAGEPGQIVTRHREVFYDTDNIFERQKEKVRVCRDCGGSFEVDSDATPGNHVLGVHIPINACKACREQGYEFYDQADKAKYRRVYLQDRTKDLYEVKQ